The sequence GGAATGCTATCGGGGCATGTGCTCGCAGGGGTGACACGGGAATACCGTGCTGACGCACCTCCCGAGGCATTGGGCTCCTCGCATACGATGGCCCGTGCGGTGGGGTGGATCCGCCGTGCAGTCGTCCAGTGCCAATACAGGCAAGGAGCCCGCTCACGTGTCCGTCTTCGACAAGATCCTGCGCGCCGGCGAAGGCAAGATCCTTCGCAAGCTGCAGCGGATTGCCGCCCAGGTCAACTCCATCGAAGAGGACTTCGTCAACCTCACCGACGCCGAGCTTCGCGCCCTGACGGACGAGTACAGGCAGCGGCTCGCCGACGGCGAGTCGCTGGACGACATCCTCCCCGAGGCCTTCGCCACCGTCCGCGAGGCCGCCAAGCGCGTGCTCGGCCAGCGGCACTACGACGTCCAGATCATGGGCGGCGCCGCGCTGCACCACGGCTACGTCGCCGAGATGCGCACCGGTGAGGGCAAGACCCTCGTCGGCACCCTGCCCGCGTACCTGAACGCGCTGACCGGCAAGGGCGTGCACCTCATCACGGTCAACGACTACCTCGCCGAGCGCGACTCGGAGTGGATGGGCCGGGTGCACCGCTTCCTCGGCCTCGAGGTCGGCGTGATCCTCGGCAACATGACGCCCGCCGAGCGCAAGCGCCAGTACGCGATGGACATCACGTACGGCACCAACAACGAGTTCGGCTTCGACTACCTGCGCGACAACATGGCCTGGTCGAAGGACGAGCTCGTCCAGCGCGGCCACAACTTCGCGGTGGTCGACGAGGTCGACTCGATCCTCATCGACGAGGCCCGGACCCCGCTGATCATCTCCGGCCCGGCCGACCAGGCGACCAAGTGGTACGCCGACTTCGCCAAGCTGGTGCTGCGCCTGAAGATCGACCGCGACTACGAGGTCGACGAGAAGAAGCGCACCGTGGGCATTCTCGAGGAGGGCGTCACCCGGGTCGAGGACTACCTCGGCATCGACAACCTCTACGAGTCGGTGAACACCCCGCTCGTCGGCTTCCTGAACAACGCCATCAAGGCCAAGGAGCTGTACAAGAACGACAAGGACTACGTCGTCATGAACGGCGAAGTCATGATCGTCGACGAGCACACCGGTCGTATCCTCGCCGGCCGCCGCTACAACGAGGGCATGCACCAGGCGATCGAGGCGAAGGAAGGGGTGGAGGTCCAGAACGAGAACCAGACCCTGGCCACCATCACCCTCCAGAACTTCTTCCGCCTGTACGACAAGCTGGCCGGTATGACCGGTACCGGTACCACCGAGGCCGCCGAGTTCCACCAGATCTACAAGCTCGGTGTGGTGCCGATCCCCACCAACAAGAACCCGCTGCGCATCGACCAGCCCGACCTCATCTACAAGTCGGAGCCGGCCAAGTTCGCGGCCGTGGTCGAGGACATCGCAGAGAAGCACGAGAAGGGCCAGCCGGTGCTGGTCGGCACCGTGTCGGTCGAGAAGTCCGAGTACCTGTCGCAGGAGCTGCGCAAGCGCGGCATCCCGCACGAGGTGCTGAACGCCAAGCACCACGAGCGCGAGGCGCAGATCGTCGCCCAGGCGGGCCGCAAGGGCGCCGTCACCGTCGCCACCAACATGGCCGGCCGAGGCACCGACATCATGCTCGGCGGCAACGCCGACCACCTCGCGGCGGCCGAGCTGGCGCAGCGCGGGCTCACCCCGGAGGACAGCCCGGAGGAGTACGAGGCCGCGTTCCCGGCCGCGCTGGAGAAGGCCAAGGCGGCCGTGAAGACGGAGCAGGACGAGGTCAAGGAGGCCGGCGGCCTCTACGTCCTCGGCACCGAGCGGCACGAGTCCCGCCGGATCGACAACCAGCTGCGCGGCCGCTCCGGCCGTCAGGGCGACCCGGGCGAGTCCCGCTTCTACCTGTCGCTCGGCGACGACCTGATGCGTCTGTTCAAGGCCGGCATGGTCGAGCGCGTGCTCTCGATGGCCAACGTGCCCGAGGACGTGCCGATCGAGTCGAAGATGGTCACCCGGGCCATCGCCTCCGCGCAGACCCAGGTCGAGCAGCAGAACTTCGAGATCCGCAAGAACGTCCTCAAGTACGACGAGGTGCTGAACCGCCAGCGCGAGGTCATCTACGGCGAGCGCCGCCGCGTCCTGGAGGGCGAGGACCTGCAGGAGCAGGTCGGCCACTTCATGGACGACACCGTCGAGGCGTACGTCAACGCCGCCACCGGCGAGGGCTTCGAGGACGACTGGGACCTCGAGAAGCTCTGGACCGCGCTCAAGCAGCTCTACCCGGTCACCCTGGACCTGGCCGAGCTGGAGGAGGAGGCCGGCGGCGCCGCGGGCCTCACCCCGGAGTTCCTCACCAAGGCCATCCAGGAGGACGTCCAGGGCCAGTACGGCGCCCGTGAGGACCAGCTCGGCGAGGAGATCATGCGCGAGCTGGAGCGCCGGGTCGTCCTCTCGGTGCTGGACCGCCGCTGGCGCGAGCACCTCTACGAGATGGACTACCTCCAGGAGGGCATCGGTCTGCGGGCCATGGCGCAGCGCGACCCGCTGGTCGAGTACCAGCGCGAGGGCTTCGACATGTTCACCGCGATGATGGAGGGCATCAAGGAGGAGTCCGTCGGCTACCTGTTCAACCTGGAGGTCCAGGTCGAGCAGCAGGTCGAGGAGGTCCCGGTCGAGGACGCCCAGGTGATGCTCGACAAGCTGGAGAAGGACGCCCCCCGTCCGGAGATCAAGGCCAAGGGCCTGGAGGCCCCGAAGCCGCAGCGGCTGCACTACACGGCCCCCTCGGAGGAGGTCGGCGGCGGTGTGGTCGAGGGCGAGTTCGACGACCTCGGTGCCGAGGACGAGGGCGACGGTCTGACCCGCGCCGAGCGCCGCAAGGCCGCCAAGTCGGCCAAGGGCCGCCGCCGCAAGAGCTGAGGCGGGGCCGACCGGTCCGGTCGGCCGCCGCGCCGGGCGCCATTCCCGTACGGGGGTGGCGCCCGGCGTCGTTCCCGGGGCCGGCGGGGGCGGGGGCACCGCGGTGGCGTCCGCCCACCGGGCGTGCGCGGCCGGGTGCGCTGCCGCGTGCGCGTACGGATGGGGCTGCGGCGGCGGGTACGCTCCGGGGCGGCTCATCGGGCCTCCACGGCGGTGCACTGCCACTGGCCGGAGGGTCCGCGCGGCTCCAGCCGGAACGCCACCATGTGGTGCCGGCCGCCGAGGTCGACCCGGACACAGGCCTCGACCGCGCCCGGCGCCGGTGAACGGTCGTGCACCGGGCCGAGCCGCGGCCGCTCGCCGCCCCGCGTCCCGCGCAGGGTGCCCGCCCGGACCAGGGCCGACAGCTGGCCGTAGCAGTCCAGGGTGGTGTGGCGCAGCAGCTGCCCGGACGGCCGGGAGCCGGTCAGCACCTCCACCAGCCGGTGTGCGAACCGAGCGCTCAGGCCGCTCCGCGGGTCGTGGCCCGGCGGGTCGGCGCAGGCTGCCCTGGGGTGCCGGGGGCGCCGAGGCTCGGCGGGTGCCCGGTGGTCCCGGGCGGTGCCGTGCGGGCGGTACGGGCGCGCCGACAGGACGGCGGGCGGGGCGGGCGGGGGAGCGGTGCGGTTCGGACACGAGGTCATGGGCCTTCCTCGGGGCGGCGGGCGGGTCGGGGCCCGGGCTGCTGCTGCGGGCCGGGGTGCTGCGGTGCGGTGGGGGTGGTGCGGGTGCGGACGGGTTCCTTGTTAGCGGCCGTCCGCAGCGGGCGGCAACGGCTTTGCGCGGGGTGCTCCCGCCTCCGGAAAATTCACCTATCCGGGTGAGTCGGCCCCTGCGGGAACGGGTTCGGGCCGAGTCGGTCGGCACCGGGTTGACGCACCGGGAAGGGCGGGAAAGCCCGAAAGAGGACGGTCGGTTTCGCCGGGACGGGCGTTGCGGCCCGGGCCGGTCGGCGCGCAGGATCGGAGACCGGAGCCGGGGCGGGCCGTCCGTCGCGCGCCCGCTCCGGAGCAGTACCGCCCCGACGAGGACAGGCGGCCGGCATGACGACATGGGTATCCGGGTCACGGCCGACGGCACCGCGGGCCGCCGGCGCTCCCCGGCGCGGTCTGGTGCTGGGCGGCGGGGGCATGCTCGGCGCGGCCTGGACGGTCGGCGCGCTCTGCGCGGTGGAGGAGGCCACCGGCCGCCGGGCCGGTGACGCGGAGGTGGTGCTCGGCACCTCGGCCGGGGCGATCCTGGGCGCGCTGCTGGCCGCCGGGGTCGGCGCCGAGCAGCTCCGGGACCACCAGCGGGGACTGCCGATCACGTCCGGGCCGCTGGCCGGGGTCGACTTCGACTACGACACGGCGGTCGGTGGCGCGCTGCCGCCGCGGCCCCGGGCGGGCATCGGCTCGCCGGGGCTGCTGCGGGACGCCGTGCGGCACCCGCGCGAGTACCCGCTGCTCACCCTGGTCTCGGCGATGGCCCCGCACGGCCGGGGTTCGCTGGAACCGGTGGGCGCGCTGGTCGGCGGTCTGTTCGGCGGCACCGGGGCGGCCGGGGGCACGGGAACGACGGCGACGACAGGGGCGACGGCGTCGACGCGGACGGCGGGAACGACGGCGACGACAGGGGCGGACGGGCCCGCGCCGCCCGGGTTCGCCGGGCGGGCCCCGGCGCTGCGGGTCGTCGCGGTGGACTACCGCAGCGGCCACCGGGTGGTCTTCGGCGACCCGGACGCCCCGCCCGCCGGCGTCGGCGAGGCGGTGATGGCCTCCTGCGCGATCCCGGGCTGGTTCGCCCCCGTCCGGGTGGGCGGCGCGGACTACGTGGACGGCGGCTGCTGGTCGGCCACCAACGCCGACCTGCTGCTCGACCGGGGCCTCGACGAGGTGTACGTCCTGGCGCCGATGGCGCTGTGGGGCGACCCGCCGGGCCGTGCGCAACCGGGGCACGCGGAGTCCGTCCCGGGCGCGTCCGTATTCGCGCGCGCCCGGCGCGGGCTGGACCTCCCGCGCGGGGTGCTCGCCCAGGTGGTCGGCCGCTACCGCAGGGCGGTGACCCGGCAGCTGCAACGCGAGGCCGGGCTGCTGCGGGCGGGCGGCGTCCGGGTTCACCTGCTCGCGCCCGCCCCCGCGGACCTCGCCGTGATGGGGCCGAACATGATGGATCCGTCCCGTCGGGGCCCGGTCCTGGAGAGCGCGCTGACCACCTGCCGCCGGGCCCTGGAGGCCGCCCGCTGACCCGGGACGGCCGGCGGGACGGGCCCCGGAACGGCGGGGCGGCGGGCCCGCGGGGGCGCGCGCGGGCCCGCCGGGACGGCCGACGGGTGCACGGGTGATCGCGGAGCCGCGTCCGGAGCTTATTCTTGGGGACGCTGGAAGCTGTGCCGCTGGACGAACCGGAGAGTGCCACCGATGCGCGTGTACGTGCCCACCACCCTGACCGGCCTGGCGGCGGCGCACTCGGGCGGCGCGCTGGAGCAGTCCGCGGCGTACGCCGTGACGCCCGCGCTGCGCGAGTGGTACGTCAGCGACGACCTGGAGGAGCTGGAGTACGCGGCGCTCAACCGGGCCGCCCAGTCCTCGCTCCGGCTGCTGGCCGCCGAGCCGGACGCCCCGCGCCGCCGGGTCGTGATCGCGCTCGACGTCGCCGACTCGGCCGTGACGCCGTTCCCCGGCGACGAGTACCAGGACCAGGCCTCGCTGGGCCGGGTGGTGCTGGCCGGGCCGCTGAAGCTGGCCAAGGCGGCCGCCGTGCACGCCGATGTCGCGGACCGCGACGTGGTGGCCGACGTGGCGGCGGCGGTCGGGGCGGTGGCGGCCGCGGACGCGGGCGACCAGGACGCCCAGTTCACCGTGGACGGCGCCGAGGACCACGACCTGCTGTGGTTCGCCACCCAGGAGATCGCCGGCCTGCTGGCCTGAGACCGCGCCGGGTCGTGTGCCCGGGCCCGCCCCGGGCACACCGTGCCCCGGTGTCCGGCCCCCGGGCACCGTGAGCCCCGTCCTACCGGTCCGGCCGGGCGCGGCGCTACCGTTCAGACGTGCGCACTCATATCGTCTGGGACTGGAACGGAACGCTCTTCCACGACATGGAAGCGGTGCTCGGAGCGAGCAACGCCGCTTTCGCGACCATCGGTGTCGGGCCGATGACGCTGCAGGAGTACCGCGAGCAGTACGAGATCCCGATCCCCCGGTTCTACCAGCGGCTGCTCGGCCGGCTGCCCTCCGAGGCCGAGTGGCTGCGTCTGGACGACGCGTTCCACGACCGCTACCGCCAGCTGAGCGTCGCCTGCGGCCTCACCGACGGCGCCCGCGAGCTGCTGGACGACTGGCGTGCGGCCGGGCGGAGCCAGTCGCTGCTGTCCATGTACGAGCACGACCGGCTGCTGCCGGTCGTCGAGGGCTTCGGTCTGACCGGCCAGTTCCTGCGGGTGGACGGGCGCAGCGGCCCGGCCGGCGGGCAGAAGGCCGAGTACCTGGTCCGGCACCTGGCGGCGCTCGGCACGCAGGTGGACCCGGCCCGCACCGTACTGATCGGGGACGCGGCGGACGACGCGCTGGCCGCGCTGGAGGCGGGCGCGCATGCCGTGCTCTACACCGGCGGCTCGCACACCAGGGAGAAGCTGGAGCCGGTCGGCGTGCCGGTGGTGGACAGCCTGGCGGAGGCGGTGGAGCTGGCGGGCCGGATCGCCGGCTGAGGCGCTCCCCGGCCCCGGACCGGCGTCTCCCGGCCCCGGACCGGCGGCGGCCCCGCGGCGGACAGGGCCCGGACCGGCACCGCACCGGCACCGGCCCGCCGTTCGACGGTGGAGTGGCGCGCGCCACTCCACCGTTGGCGTGTCCGGGCGGGCGCGGCGCCCCCGGGCTGGTCAGGCTGGACGGGTGCCGGGCCCGTCGTCGGAACGGGCCGGCCGCCCCACCAGGAGCGGAGCCCGCCCATGCCCATCGACGCAGTCACCGACGTCCCGGTCCCGGGCAACGAGCCGGTGCTCGGCTACGCGCCCGGAAGCCCGGAACGGGAGCGGCTGGTGCGCCGGCTGGACGAACTGGCGGCCGAACCGGTCCCGCTGCCGATGACCGTCGGCGGCGAGCAGAGGTTCGGCGGCGGCGAGCGGATCGACGTCGTCCAGCCGCACCACCACGCGGCGAAGCTGGGTGTGCTGGGCAACGCCACCCGGGAGGACGCCAGGGCCGCCGTGGACGCCGCGCTGGCCGCCGGGCGCGATTGGCGCGGGCTGTCCTTCGACGACCGGGCGGCGGTCTTCCTGCGCGCCGCCGACCTGCTGGCCGGGCCGTGGCGGGAGACGCTCAACGCGGCGACCATGCTCGGCCAGTCCAAGACGGCCCAGCAGGCGGAGATCGACTCGGCCTGCGAGCTGATCGACTTCTGGCGCTACAACGTGCACTTCGCCCGGCGGATCCTGGCCGAGCAGCCGGTCTCCTCGCCCGGGGTGTGGAACCGCGTCGACCACCGCCCGCTGGAGGGTTTCGTCTACGCGGTCACCCCGTTCAACTTCACCGCGATCGCCGGGAACCTGCCGACCGCGCCGGCGCTGATGGGCAACACCGTGGTGTGGAAGCCGGCGCCGACCCAGACGCTGGCCGCCCACCACCTGATGCGGCTGCTGGAGGCGGCCGGGCTGCCGCCGGGGGTGATCAACCTGGTCACCGGCGACGGGCAGCAGCTGTCCGCGGTGGCGCTGGCGGACCCGGCGCTGGCCGGGCTGCACTTCACGGGTTCCACCGCGACCTTCCAGTCGCTCTGGCAGACCATCGGTGCCAACATCGGCGGCTACCGGACGTACCCGCGGATCGTCGGCGAGACCGGCGGCAAGGACTTCCTGCTGGCGCACCGCTCGGCCGATCCGGAGATCCTCAAGGCGGCGCTGATCCGGGGCGCCTTCGAGTACCAGGGCCAGAAGTGCTCGGCGCTCTCCCGCGCGTACCTGCCGCGCAGCATCTGGCAGCGGATCAAGGACGACCTGCTCGCCGAGGTGGACGCGCTGGCCGTCGGCGACGTCACCGACCTGTCGAACTTCATGGGCGCGCTGATCGACCGGCGCGCGTTCGAGCGGAACCGGGACGCGATCGAGCGGGCCAAGGCCGATCCGACGGTGGAGCTGGTGGCCGGCGGCCAGTACGACGACGCGATCGGCTGGTTCGTCCGCCCGACCGTGCTGGTCTCCTCGGACCACCGCAACGAGATGTTCCGCACCGAGTACTTCGGTCCGATCCTGGCCGTCCACGTCTACGAGGACTCCCGCTGGGAGGACGTGCTCGGCCGGGTCGACGGGGGTGCCCCGTACGGGCTGACCGGCGCGGTGGTGGCCCAGGACCGCTACGCGATCGCGCAGGCCCTGGAGGCGCTGCGGTTCGCGGCCGGGAACTTCTGCATCAACGACAAGCCCACCGGTGCCGTGGTCGGCCAGCAGCCCTTCGGCGGCGGCCGGGCCTCCGGCACCAACGACAAGGCGGGCGCGCCGCAGAACCTGCTGCGCTGGACCTCGGCGAGGTCGATCAAGGAGACGTTCGTGCCGCCGACCACCCACGTTCACCCGCACATGGGCTGAATGCCGACGGTCCGCACACGTGCTCCGCACGAAGTTCCGGCTTTCGGCGCAAACCGGCAGGCTGATTGGACAAGCTGTCCAGGACGGCCCGATCTTCCTGCAGGTTTGCGCCTGCTTGTCCCCTGACACCTTCGATTGATCCCGTTAGGCTGGCTGGCGTCGTCGGGTGGCTCCGCAGGCCGAACGTTGCGTCCTACCCGCTGCAGAGGTGTTCCATGCGCGCCATGGGGCCTTTTCAGCTGGATGGTGCGGCAGGATTGCGGAAGACCCCGGCGGTGGACACCGAGACCACCACCGAGTCACGCAACGGCGCGCGACAGGAGCCAAGAAGTCATGCAGACCAAGCTGGACGCAGCCAAGGCCGAACTGCTCAGGAAGGCAGCAGCAGCCGCTGAGAACAGCCAGGTGGGGGGAGCGGCGCCGGGGGAGGGACTGAGCAACGGCGCTCTGTCCGCGTACCTGCACCACTACTACCTCCACACGGCGCCCGAGGACCTGGTCGACCGCGACCCGGTCGACGTCTACGGCGCGGCCGCCTCGCACTACCGCCTGGGCCTCAAGCGCCCCCAGGGCACCGCCGAGGTGCGGGTGCACACCCCCTCGGTCGAGGAGAACGGCTGGTCCTGCGGCCACACCGTGGTCGAGGTCGTCACCGACGACATGCCGTTCCTGGTCGACTCGGTGACCAACGAGCTGTCCCGCCAGGACCGCGCGATCCACATCGTCATCCACCCCCAGCTGGTCGTGCGCCGCGACATCACCGGCAAGCTGCTGGAGATCCTCGACGTCGACGCCTGCGCCCGCAGCCAGGCCGCCGGCACCGAGTGGCCGGCCGACGCGACCGTCGAGTCGTGGATGCACATCGAGGTCGACCGCGAGACCGACCGCGACGACCTGCGCGAGATCGAGACCGGCCTGCGCCGGGTGCTCGGCGACGTCCGCGAGGTCGTCGAGGACTGGACCAAGATGCGCGACTCCGCGCTGCGTCTGGCCGACGAGCTCGCCGAGCAGCCCCCGGCCGGCCTGCCCGAGCAGGAGGTCGGCGAGGCCTGGGAGCTCATGCGCTGGCTCGCCGACGACCACTTCACCTTCCTCGGCTACCGCGAGTACGACCTGGTCGAGCACGAGGGCGAGGAGGTCCTCAAGGCCGTCGCCGGGACCGGCCTCGGCATCCTGCGCTCCGACCCGATCGGCCACGACGACCAGCACCACGCCGTCAGCGAGGCCTTCGGCCGGCTGTCCGCGCCGGTCCGCGCCAAGGCCCACGAGAAGAAGCTGCTCGTCCTCACCAAGGCCAACAGCCGGGCGACCGTGCACCGCCCGTCCTACCTCGACTACGTCGGCGTGAAGAAGTTCGACGCCAACGGCGAGGTCATCGGCGAGCGCCGCTTCCTCGGCCTGTTCTCGGCCGCCGCCTACACCGAGTCGGTCAACCGCATCCCGGTCGTCCGCCGCAAGGTCCAGGACGTCATCGTCGACTCCGGCTTCTCCACCGAGAGCCACGACGGCCGCGACCTGCTCCAGATCCTGGAGACCTTCCCCCGGGACGAGATCTTCCAGACCCCGGCCGACGAGCTGCTGCAGATCGCCACCAGCGTGCTCTACCTCCAGGAGCGCCGCCGGCTGCGGCTGTTCCTGCGCCAGGACGAGTACGGGCGCTACTTCTCCGCGCTGGTCTACCTGCCGCGCGACCGCTACACCACCCGCA comes from Streptomyces sp. TLI_053 and encodes:
- the secA gene encoding preprotein translocase subunit SecA, whose product is MSVFDKILRAGEGKILRKLQRIAAQVNSIEEDFVNLTDAELRALTDEYRQRLADGESLDDILPEAFATVREAAKRVLGQRHYDVQIMGGAALHHGYVAEMRTGEGKTLVGTLPAYLNALTGKGVHLITVNDYLAERDSEWMGRVHRFLGLEVGVILGNMTPAERKRQYAMDITYGTNNEFGFDYLRDNMAWSKDELVQRGHNFAVVDEVDSILIDEARTPLIISGPADQATKWYADFAKLVLRLKIDRDYEVDEKKRTVGILEEGVTRVEDYLGIDNLYESVNTPLVGFLNNAIKAKELYKNDKDYVVMNGEVMIVDEHTGRILAGRRYNEGMHQAIEAKEGVEVQNENQTLATITLQNFFRLYDKLAGMTGTGTTEAAEFHQIYKLGVVPIPTNKNPLRIDQPDLIYKSEPAKFAAVVEDIAEKHEKGQPVLVGTVSVEKSEYLSQELRKRGIPHEVLNAKHHEREAQIVAQAGRKGAVTVATNMAGRGTDIMLGGNADHLAAAELAQRGLTPEDSPEEYEAAFPAALEKAKAAVKTEQDEVKEAGGLYVLGTERHESRRIDNQLRGRSGRQGDPGESRFYLSLGDDLMRLFKAGMVERVLSMANVPEDVPIESKMVTRAIASAQTQVEQQNFEIRKNVLKYDEVLNRQREVIYGERRRVLEGEDLQEQVGHFMDDTVEAYVNAATGEGFEDDWDLEKLWTALKQLYPVTLDLAELEEEAGGAAGLTPEFLTKAIQEDVQGQYGAREDQLGEEIMRELERRVVLSVLDRRWREHLYEMDYLQEGIGLRAMAQRDPLVEYQREGFDMFTAMMEGIKEESVGYLFNLEVQVEQQVEEVPVEDAQVMLDKLEKDAPRPEIKAKGLEAPKPQRLHYTAPSEEVGGGVVEGEFDDLGAEDEGDGLTRAERRKAAKSAKGRRRKS
- a CDS encoding Rv3235 family protein, coding for MTSCPNRTAPPPAPPAVLSARPYRPHGTARDHRAPAEPRRPRHPRAACADPPGHDPRSGLSARFAHRLVEVLTGSRPSGQLLRHTTLDCYGQLSALVRAGTLRGTRGGERPRLGPVHDRSPAPGAVEACVRVDLGGRHHMVAFRLEPRGPSGQWQCTAVEAR
- a CDS encoding patatin-like phospholipase family protein, whose translation is MTTWVSGSRPTAPRAAGAPRRGLVLGGGGMLGAAWTVGALCAVEEATGRRAGDAEVVLGTSAGAILGALLAAGVGAEQLRDHQRGLPITSGPLAGVDFDYDTAVGGALPPRPRAGIGSPGLLRDAVRHPREYPLLTLVSAMAPHGRGSLEPVGALVGGLFGGTGAAGGTGTTATTGATASTRTAGTTATTGADGPAPPGFAGRAPALRVVAVDYRSGHRVVFGDPDAPPAGVGEAVMASCAIPGWFAPVRVGGADYVDGGCWSATNADLLLDRGLDEVYVLAPMALWGDPPGRAQPGHAESVPGASVFARARRGLDLPRGVLAQVVGRYRRAVTRQLQREAGLLRAGGVRVHLLAPAPADLAVMGPNMMDPSRRGPVLESALTTCRRALEAAR
- a CDS encoding HAD family hydrolase; this encodes MRTHIVWDWNGTLFHDMEAVLGASNAAFATIGVGPMTLQEYREQYEIPIPRFYQRLLGRLPSEAEWLRLDDAFHDRYRQLSVACGLTDGARELLDDWRAAGRSQSLLSMYEHDRLLPVVEGFGLTGQFLRVDGRSGPAGGQKAEYLVRHLAALGTQVDPARTVLIGDAADDALAALEAGAHAVLYTGGSHTREKLEPVGVPVVDSLAEAVELAGRIAG
- the pruA gene encoding L-glutamate gamma-semialdehyde dehydrogenase, with product MDAVTDVPVPGNEPVLGYAPGSPERERLVRRLDELAAEPVPLPMTVGGEQRFGGGERIDVVQPHHHAAKLGVLGNATREDARAAVDAALAAGRDWRGLSFDDRAAVFLRAADLLAGPWRETLNAATMLGQSKTAQQAEIDSACELIDFWRYNVHFARRILAEQPVSSPGVWNRVDHRPLEGFVYAVTPFNFTAIAGNLPTAPALMGNTVVWKPAPTQTLAAHHLMRLLEAAGLPPGVINLVTGDGQQLSAVALADPALAGLHFTGSTATFQSLWQTIGANIGGYRTYPRIVGETGGKDFLLAHRSADPEILKAALIRGAFEYQGQKCSALSRAYLPRSIWQRIKDDLLAEVDALAVGDVTDLSNFMGALIDRRAFERNRDAIERAKADPTVELVAGGQYDDAIGWFVRPTVLVSSDHRNEMFRTEYFGPILAVHVYEDSRWEDVLGRVDGGAPYGLTGAVVAQDRYAIAQALEALRFAAGNFCINDKPTGAVVGQQPFGGGRASGTNDKAGAPQNLLRWTSARSIKETFVPPTTHVHPHMG